In the Borrelia duttonii Ly genome, one interval contains:
- a CDS encoding variable large family protein produces MNIEKKGEGKVRVILLMMMMVMMGCNSGGVKGEGTGGGVKSLSEVLLEVGRSAENVFYSFLELVSDSLGFAVKATTKKNEVGNYFDRLGKKLEIASGELEKVAEKASADVDKEGMLNKGIRAAVDSAKMTLSILKGHLESLKGIGDVNVVGEAASNAQGVASSADELKSVFKALKGIVDIADKEDIEKLVAGDLAVKVGNNGTDNKDGVKILATDNKAGVNDAGKAAAVLTTVSGKEILASIVKSTEGDADTGVGDQATANTSAVAFAKGGNAANLAKEAAKAAAVSGGIVLRSLVKNGKLSSGAQDGQAGGKEEVQAVGISAVNKLLVAVEDIIKKTVKNVLEKVKKEVDKARDPKAVGQQ; encoded by the coding sequence ATGAATATAGAGAAAAAAGGAGAGGGGAAAGTAAGAGTAATATTATTGATGATGATGATGGTGATGATGGGATGTAATAGTGGGGGAGTAAAAGGGGAAGGAACAGGAGGAGGAGTTAAAAGTTTAAGTGAGGTACTGCTGGAAGTAGGAAGAAGTGCGGAGAATGTTTTTTATTCATTTTTGGAATTGGTTTCAGATTCCTTGGGATTTGCTGTTAAAGCAACTACTAAGAAGAATGAAGTGGGAAATTATTTTGATAGGCTTGGTAAGAAACTTGAGATTGCATCAGGAGAATTAGAGAAAGTAGCAGAAAAAGCATCGGCAGATGTTGATAAAGAAGGTATGTTAAATAAGGGAATAAGAGCGGCAGTTGATTCAGCTAAGATGACTTTAAGTATATTAAAAGGGCATTTAGAATCATTAAAAGGGATAGGTGATGTCAATGTTGTAGGTGAAGCGGCGTCTAATGCCCAAGGAGTAGCATCAAGTGCAGATGAATTGAAGAGTGTCTTTAAGGCGTTGAAAGGAATAGTAGATATAGCTGATAAAGAAGATATTGAGAAGTTAGTAGCGGGAGATTTAGCAGTAAAAGTAGGTAATAATGGAACAGACAATAAAGATGGAGTTAAGATATTGGCTACAGATAACAAAGCGGGGGTAAATGATGCAGGTAAAGCAGCAGCAGTATTAACAACGGTAAGTGGCAAGGAAATTTTAGCATCAATAGTTAAATCAACAGAGGGTGATGCGGATACAGGAGTAGGAGATCAGGCAACTGCAAATACAAGTGCGGTGGCGTTTGCAAAAGGAGGTAATGCCGCTAATTTAGCAAAAGAAGCAGCTAAAGCAGCAGCAGTATCAGGAGGAATAGTGTTACGATCATTAGTTAAGAATGGTAAATTGTCATCAGGAGCACAAGATGGACAAGCAGGAGGGAAGGAAGAAGTACAAGCAGTAGGGATAAGTGCAGTAAATAAACTATTAGTAGCAGTAGAAGATATAATAAAAAAGACAGTTAAGAATGTACTTGAGAAAGTAAAGAAAGAAGTAGATAAGGCAAGAGATCCAAAAGCAGTGGGGCAGCAGTAA
- a CDS encoding variable large family protein produces the protein MNKEKKGEGKVRVVILMIMMVMMGCNSGGVKGEGAGGGDGRGLSGAMMEVGRSAERAFYAFIELMSDVLGFTAKVDTKKSDVGNYFDSLGKKLGDASKELEEVAKKSETDTNKDDLSKNSIRKAVNSAKEILEILIEHLGSLKGIGDDNIVGEAASGGAAAVGTSVDETELKKALKALQEIVKVAQGVGVTELKAGTAALNVTGVDNKDGAKILATSGADNPAATDAGKAAAILSSVSGKEILASVIASKENDAALGASADANTSAISFARGGSANHLAGANTPKAAAVAGGIALRSLVKTGKLGKGAADNATGGGKEVQGIGVTAANKLLGAVEDIIKKTVKNVLEKAKEKIDEARNPKAAN, from the coding sequence ATGAATAAAGAGAAAAAAGGAGAGGGGAAAGTAAGAGTAGTGATATTAATGATAATGATGGTGATGATGGGATGTAATAGTGGAGGAGTGAAAGGAGAAGGAGCAGGAGGAGGAGACGGGAGAGGATTAAGTGGAGCAATGATGGAAGTAGGGAGAAGTGCAGAAAGGGCATTTTATGCATTTATAGAGTTAATGTCAGATGTATTGGGATTTACTGCAAAAGTGGATACAAAGAAGAGTGATGTAGGAAATTATTTTGATAGTCTAGGTAAGAAGCTTGGAGATGCTTCAAAAGAGTTAGAAGAGGTGGCAAAAAAATCAGAGACAGATACTAATAAAGATGATTTATCAAAGAATTCAATTAGAAAGGCAGTTAATTCAGCTAAGGAAATTTTAGAGATATTGATAGAACATTTAGGGTCTTTAAAAGGGATCGGAGATGACAATATAGTAGGTGAGGCAGCAAGTGGTGGTGCCGCTGCAGTAGGAACATCAGTAGATGAAACTGAATTAAAAAAAGCTCTTAAGGCATTGCAAGAGATAGTGAAAGTTGCACAGGGAGTAGGTGTTACAGAGTTAAAAGCAGGGACTGCGGCATTAAATGTGACCGGAGTAGATAATAAGGATGGAGCTAAGATATTGGCTACAAGTGGTGCTGATAATCCTGCAGCAACAGATGCAGGTAAAGCAGCAGCGATACTATCAAGTGTAAGTGGTAAAGAAATTTTAGCATCAGTAATCGCGTCAAAAGAGAATGATGCAGCATTAGGAGCGTCTGCAGATGCAAATACAAGTGCAATTTCTTTTGCAAGAGGAGGATCAGCAAATCATTTAGCAGGTGCAAATACTCCGAAAGCAGCAGCGGTAGCAGGTGGTATAGCGCTACGATCATTGGTTAAGACAGGTAAATTAGGAAAAGGAGCAGCGGATAATGCTACAGGAGGAGGAAAAGAAGTACAAGGAATAGGAGTAACTGCGGCAAATAAGTTATTAGGAGCAGTAGAGGATATAATTAAAAAGACAGTAAAGAATGTTCTTGAAAAAGCAAAAGAAAAAATAGATGAAGCAAGAAATCCAAAAGCAGCTAATTAA
- a CDS encoding Vsp/OspC family lipoprotein yields the protein MVVHNGPLVSGSYQIITSVNTKLKALELEAEKFDGMKAKILAAKTLGEGFLTKLKTAHSDIAKNDAQDTDVKKALVKDNGDKTKRAEELGKLNTAINDFVNSAKELAENTIKKLTASTKKISTQSS from the coding sequence ATGGTAGTTCATAATGGACCGTTGGTTTCTGGGTCATATCAAATAATAACTTCTGTAAATACAAAATTGAAAGCATTGGAGTTAGAGGCTGAAAAGTTTGATGGAATGAAGGCTAAGATTTTAGCTGCTAAGACTTTAGGGGAAGGATTTTTAACTAAATTGAAGACAGCTCATTCTGATATTGCTAAAAATGATGCTCAAGATACCGATGTAAAAAAAGCTCTAGTTAAAGATAATGGTGATAAGACTAAGAGAGCGGAAGAACTTGGTAAACTAAATACAGCGATTAATGATTTTGTAAATTCAGCCAAAGAACTTGCAGAAAATACAATCAAGAAGCTTACAGCATCTACTAAAAAGATTTCTACTCAGTCAAGTTAG
- a CDS encoding complement regulator-acquiring protein, whose protein sequence is MRKNLFILLVLGLASCNLDSKLLDNKGRPDNFLKDVVNNVQDVVNDVQGDEPIKKDFVDKVSVKKVVGGDSVIKDEKGELVSALINDINSVMGLLNQDKAEVEDANQYGMKDEVFKFVLNDVNGKTLDHDDNKEVRRLFYSSLLYNKARIEDFAEILKKVESDNTNKGTWIQDIMNAVVVDLQFGFERIINKLEENREQLDKLSLVDLREIKSKLEEMQLQKLNWRKAIDSLISSYKAKADGIDSDSKKLIEHIEQKYKDLIKVKTPGMKAVSNRIIAILGTIK, encoded by the coding sequence GTGAGAAAAAATTTATTTATATTATTAGTTTTGGGGTTAGCGTCTTGTAATCTAGATTCTAAATTATTGGATAATAAAGGAAGACCTGACAATTTTTTAAAAGATGTTGTAAATAATGTTCAAGATGTTGTAAATGACGTTCAAGGTGATGAACCAATAAAAAAAGATTTTGTGGATAAAGTTTCTGTTAAAAAAGTAGTAGGAGGAGATTCTGTAATAAAAGATGAGAAAGGGGAATTAGTATCTGCCCTTATAAATGATATTAATAGTGTTATGGGATTATTAAATCAAGATAAGGCTGAAGTTGAGGATGCAAATCAATATGGTATGAAAGATGAAGTGTTTAAATTTGTGTTAAATGATGTTAATGGTAAGACATTAGATCATGATGATAATAAGGAAGTAAGACGATTATTTTATTCCTCTTTGTTATACAATAAAGCAAGAATAGAAGATTTTGCAGAAATTCTTAAAAAAGTAGAATCGGATAATACAAACAAGGGTACATGGATTCAAGATATAATGAATGCTGTAGTAGTAGATCTTCAGTTTGGTTTTGAGAGAATAATTAATAAATTAGAAGAGAATAGGGAGCAACTTGATAAATTAAGTCTTGTTGATTTAAGAGAAATTAAGTCCAAGCTTGAAGAAATGCAATTACAGAAATTAAATTGGAGGAAAGCCATAGATAGTCTTATTTCATCTTATAAAGCTAAGGCAGATGGAATTGATTCTGATAGCAAGAAATTGATAGAGCATATTGAGCAAAAATATAAAGATCTTATTAAAGTTAAAACTCCTGGAATGAAGGCAGTATCTAATAGAATTATAGCTATTCTAGGTACAATTAAGTAA
- a CDS encoding variable large family protein: MDKMWDRMRIKGIILMMMIVMVCNSGGVGEAEQGKNKFLQSLVNVSEEFLNVFTSFGEMVGSVLGLKADSKKSDVAAYFKTVQDTVQGAKDGLNKIVAEMKKESNPHAAATETAVNKLVSETLDKIITGAKTASEAIGGDANDFIGNVAAGGANGAGAGAKGDGVENLVKGIKSIVDIVLKNKGSAEAGDGKKADALGARGNNAGDAGKLFGNTDNNGAIAADAKKAAADAAKAVGAVTGADILQAISKNNGDSAKLANHNASAQVTGVASDIKDAVIAGGIALRAMAKGGKFANEKDNANNDVVTAVRGAAVSAVSKALDTLTIAIREAMDLGLKEIKKVMKINNDTPVATSEKSGSGVKNQ, from the coding sequence ATGGATAAGATGTGGGATAGAATGAGAATAAAGGGAATAATATTGATGATGATGATAGTGATGGTATGTAATAGTGGGGGAGTAGGAGAAGCAGAGCAAGGTAAAAATAAATTTTTGCAATCTTTAGTTAATGTGAGTGAAGAATTTTTGAATGTTTTCACATCATTTGGGGAAATGGTGGGGAGTGTATTGGGATTGAAGGCCGATTCTAAGAAGTCCGATGTTGCTGCTTACTTTAAGACAGTTCAAGATACTGTGCAAGGAGCCAAGGATGGGCTTAATAAAATTGTTGCTGAAATGAAAAAAGAGAGTAATCCTCATGCTGCAGCTACTGAGACTGCAGTAAATAAATTAGTTAGTGAAACACTTGATAAAATAATTACTGGGGCAAAGACAGCAAGTGAGGCAATTGGTGGTGATGCTAATGACTTCATAGGTAATGTTGCTGCTGGTGGTGCTAATGGTGCTGGTGCTGGAGCTAAGGGCGATGGTGTTGAAAATTTAGTAAAGGGCATTAAATCAATTGTGGATATAGTACTTAAGAACAAAGGAAGTGCTGAGGCTGGAGATGGTAAAAAAGCCGATGCTCTTGGGGCAAGAGGTAATAATGCTGGTGATGCAGGAAAATTATTTGGTAATACTGATAATAATGGTGCTATTGCCGCAGATGCGAAGAAGGCAGCAGCAGATGCAGCAAAAGCAGTTGGGGCCGTTACTGGAGCTGACATATTGCAAGCTATTTCTAAAAATAATGGTGATTCAGCTAAGTTAGCTAATCATAATGCTTCTGCTCAAGTTACTGGTGTTGCTTCTGATATTAAAGATGCTGTTATAGCGGGGGGGATAGCATTGCGAGCGATGGCAAAGGGAGGAAAATTTGCTAATGAGAAGGATAATGCTAATAATGATGTTGTTACTGCGGTTAGGGGAGCAGCAGTAAGTGCAGTAAGTAAGGCATTAGATACATTAACAATAGCAATAAGAGAAGCAATGGACTTGGGTCTTAAAGAAATAAAAAAAGTGATGAAAATTAATAATGATACTCCTGTAGCAACATCTGAGAAGAGTGGTTCTGGTGTTAAAAATCAATAA